The sequence CCATCCCCAGCCTGAATCCTGCTGAGTGCAGAGAGGTCGTAGCGGGTCTTGATACCACTGGCACATTTCGACGCAACTGCCACCCGAGCTGCTCGATGACGAGCTGGATGAACTGGAGCTATTGGATGATGTACTGGAAGAGGAACTGCTGCTCGAGCTATTGCTAGAGGAGTTACTGCTAGAGGAGTTGCTGGATGAGCTGGAACTGCTACTCGAGCTTGAGCTGGATGAAGAGCTGCTACTCGTCGGCGTGAATCCAGCATCCGCGCAGGTATAGTTGTTCAGGCGATAATACGCGGGTTGGAGAGCGAGGCCTCCGGCTTTGCTGATTTGATAGTCCAGAGTGGCAGCTGCGCCTGGCGCCAAGGTGCCGTTGAAATGACCGGCTGCCACATGCGCGGTAATGGTATTTCCCGTTTGGCTGTAACTTGTAGCGTTATAACCTCCACTGAGGGTTTCACTGGGAGCGACGTCCCAGCTAAGGTCGTAGCCGGCAATGCTCGTGGCGCCATTATTTTTGAGGATCAGCTGTAAATGCGAGCCTTTGTCCCACTCTTCCACTCGGACGAACTCCACGTCGCACAGCGGGCCGCCATTGGCTCCTCCAGCATCCGCAACTATCACGGTACCAGTGGCTGAATTCGACTCGAGCCCTGCGTTGTCGGTCAGGGTGTAGGTAAACGGGTCGAGACCCGAGTAGCCTCCAGCGGGTAAATAAGTCAGTTCAACGCCTGAGCCGAGAAGGGTGCCATTTAAAGGTGCGTTGGTAATGGTGCTGTCAGTGATTATGCCATCCAGGTCGGTGCCAGAAAGAACAATCTGCGCAGCTGTATCAGCGAGAGTGGTGATATTAAAATCAATCGCTTTGGGGGCATAGCTGATCTGTCCGTTAGTGAACACCGAGGCTGTTTGCGCCGTGTTGCGAATACCGTACGCACTGTTGATAAGAAAATCTCCCCAGGGACTGAGATCGTTTACATCGTAGTTAAGGGTGATATCGAGCGACTCAACGCCGCCACTGTTGCCAGACCAGGACCAGCCGAGATAGCCGAGGTTGTACAGCTCGCAAAGTTCGAGAATCGATGCTTCATCGACGTCCTCGCCACCATGATCCGCGCCAAACTCGCCCACTACCAGTGGTAGCTTGTAATCTTCGACAAAGATTTTCAGGTAGCTGTCGACAGCCTGTCGATTATTGAATATCTGATACATGTGAATACTGAACACAATATTGGCGAGGGGATCGTGAGCAAAAATTTCCTGTGCGTGATCCCGCATGACGTATTGCCAATCCTGGCCCCAGTTGGCGGCATCGACCATCAGCGTATGGGTGAGGCCGGCGGCGCGAAGCCGGGTGATGGCCTCTTTGTGCGCATCTATCCAGTCATCTGCGCTCGCAGTATTGCCGAACGGCTCGT comes from Teredinibacter turnerae and encodes:
- a CDS encoding cellulase family glycosylhydrolase, coding for MKPFKLLSSVAVAIAAVCLSTSADAGFHVENGLLLDANDKPFVMRGVNHAHTWYESRTPQALIDIESVGANAVRIVLSNGEHGEGWGRDSEQAVAGIIAQMKALEMISIVEVHDSTGYPEKAGAAPMSTAVDYWLDIKDALIGEEDYVIINIANEPFGNTASADDWIDAHKEAITRLRAAGLTHTLMVDAANWGQDWQYVMRDHAQEIFAHDPLANIVFSIHMYQIFNNRQAVDSYLKIFVEDYKLPLVVGEFGADHGGEDVDEASILELCELYNLGYLGWSWSGNSGGVESLDITLNYDVNDLSPWGDFLINSAYGIRNTAQTASVFTNGQISYAPKAIDFNITTLADTAAQIVLSGTDLDGIITDSTITNAPLNGTLLGSGVELTYLPAGGYSGLDPFTYTLTDNAGLESNSATGTVIVADAGGANGGPLCDVEFVRVEEWDKGSHLQLILKNNGATSIAGYDLSWDVAPSETLSGGYNATSYSQTGNTITAHVAAGHFNGTLAPGAAATLDYQISKAGGLALQPAYYRLNNYTCADAGFTPTSSSSSSSSSSSSSSSSSSNSSSSNSSSNSSSSSSSSSTSSNSSSSSSSSSSSSGGSCVEMCQWYQDPLRPLCTQQDSGWGWENNQSCIGRITCASQGGSGGIVSDCSGSSSSSSSSSSSSSSSSSSSSSSSSSSNSSSSSSSSTTSSSTSSSSSSSTSSSSSGGGQQCNWYGWIVPVCAFSDQGWGNENGQTCVGASTCTNIIE